Proteins co-encoded in one Arachis stenosperma cultivar V10309 chromosome 7, arast.V10309.gnm1.PFL2, whole genome shotgun sequence genomic window:
- the LOC130940815 gene encoding 60S acidic ribosomal protein P0-like, which translates to MAPKPTKAEKKIAYDAKLCKLLEEYTQILVVNADNVGSNQLQNIRRGLRGDSIVLMGKNTMMKRSVRMHAENTGNNVYLSLIPLLVGNVGLIFTKGDLKEVSEEVAKYKVGAPARVGLVAPIDVVVPPGNTGLDPSQTSFFQVLNIPTKINKGTVEIITPVELIKKGDKVGSSEAALLSKLGIRPFSYGLVVLSVYDNGSVFSPEVLDLTEDDLVEKFAVGVSMVTALSLAISYPTLAAAPLMFINAYKNVLAVAIETDYSFPEADKVKEYLKDPSKFAVAAVTAPAAGAGGAPAAAAAKEEEKKEEPAEESDDDMGFSLFD; encoded by the exons ATGGCACCAAAACCAACTAAGGCTGAGAAGAAGATCGCTTACGATGCTAAGCTCTGCAAGCTTCTCGAGGAGTACACTCAGATACTTGTGGTCAATGCTGATAACGTTGGATCTAACCAGCTCCAGAACATTCGAAGGGGTCTTCGTGGTGATTCTATTGTTCTTATGGGCAAGAACACCATGATGAAGCGTTCTGTTAGAATGCATGCTGAAAATACCGGGAACAATGTGTACCTCAGCCTTATCCCTCTTCTTGTT GGAAACGTGGGATTGATCTTCACCAAAGGTGATTTGAAGGAGGTTAGCGAGGAGGTTGCTAAGTACAAG GTTGGAGCACCTGCTCGTGTTGGTTTGGTTGCTCCAATTGATGTTGTTGTTCCTCCAGGCAACACAGGGCTTGACCCCTCACAGACCTCTTTCTTCCAG GTTCTGAATATTCCAACCAAGATCAACAAGGGTACTGTTGAAATTATCACCCCTGTGGAACTTATTAAGAAGGGTGACAAGGTCGGTTCTTCTGAAGCTGCACTGCTTTCCAAGCTTGGCATCAGGCCCTTCTCATATGGTCTTGTTGTCCTCTCTGTCTATGACAATGGTTCAGTATTTAGCCCTGAGGTTCTTGATCTCACTGAGGACGACCTTGTTGAGAAGTTCGCCGTTGGAGTCTCAATGGTGACCGCACTCTCATTGGCCATTTCATACCCGACCCTTGCAGCTGCCCCACTTATGTTCATCAACGCCTACAAGAATGTTTTAGCTGTTGCCATTGAGACAGATTACTCTTTCCCAGAGGCTGACAAGGTTAAGGAGTATTTGAAG GACCCCAGCAAATTTGCCGTGGCTGCTGTCACTGCTCCTGCTGCTGGCGCAGGTGGTGCTCCGGCTGCTGCTGCTGCTAaggaagaggaaaagaaggaagAGCCTGCTGAAGAATCTGATGATGACATGGGTTTCAGTCTGTTTGACTAG
- the LOC130940814 gene encoding syntaxin-31 isoform X2 — translation MLPPPPTLRFQIPDPNSTERPLGSVWESTILHRRSQGSPSELTAVIKNEITALNAALSDLQTIQNIEIADGMYSEDRVVHSNAVCDDLKSRLMGATKKLQDVLTTRTENIKAHENRKQIFSKNTSRENPFQHHPKPAHVPPPWSNSLNPSEDLQQQSALTSNGVPVGNQLRRRLAVDNAPTPQMEMSMVQQVVPHQDNYAQSRATALHSVESTITELSGIFTHLATMVAQQGELAIRIDDNMEETLANVDGAHSSLLRHLNRISSNRWLLIKIFAILIFFLMIFIFFVA, via the exons ATGCTCCCTCCTCCACCGACTCTCCGGTTCCAAATTCCAGATCCGAATTCAACCGAAAGGCCTCTCGGATCGGTTTGGGAATCCACGATACTTCACAGAAGATCGCAAGGCTCGCCCAGC GAACTGACGGCTGTGATTAAGAACGAGATCACGGCGCTGAACGCGGCTCTTTCGGATTTACAGACGATTCAGAACATCGAGATTGCAGATGGGATGTACTCGGAGGATAGGGTTGTTCACTCCAATGCCGTTTGTGATGACTTGAAGAGCAGGCTCATGGGCGCCACAAAGAAACTCCAAGATGTCTTGACCACTAGAACAGAG AATATCAAGGCTCATGAGAATAGGAAGCAGATATTTTCCAAGAATACGTCCAGAGAGAACCCTTTTCAGCATCACCCAAAGCCAGCCCATGTACCACCCCCATGGTCGAATTCATTAAATCCATCTGAAGACTTGCAACAGCAGTCAGC ACTAACTTCAAATGGAGTACCAGTTGGCAATCAACTAAG ACGAAGGTTAGCTGTGGACAATGCTCCAACCCCCCAAATGGAAATGTCTATGGTACAGCAGGTTGTTCCTCACCAAGATAATTATGCTCAAAGTCGGGCAACTGCACTGCACAGTGTTGAATCTACTATCACAGAACTTAGTGGGATCTTCACACATTTGGCTACAATGGTTGCCCAGCAAGGGGAACTAGCCATAAG GATTGACGACAACATGGAGGAAACATTGGCAAATGTTGATGGAGCTCACAGTTCTTTATTGAGGCATCTTAACAGAATATCATCAAATAGGTGGCTCCTAATTAAGATATTTGCTATTTTGATATTTTTCCTAATGATCTTCATATTCTTTGTGGCCTAA
- the LOC130940814 gene encoding syntaxin-31 isoform X1, which produces MASAFRDRTSEFRSVTETLKKKIGAPTPPPLPNQPENAPSSTDSPVPNSRSEFNRKASRIGLGIHDTSQKIARLAQLAKKSSIFNDPIVEIQELTAVIKNEITALNAALSDLQTIQNIEIADGMYSEDRVVHSNAVCDDLKSRLMGATKKLQDVLTTRTENIKAHENRKQIFSKNTSRENPFQHHPKPAHVPPPWSNSLNPSEDLQQQSALTSNGVPVGNQLRRRLAVDNAPTPQMEMSMVQQVVPHQDNYAQSRATALHSVESTITELSGIFTHLATMVAQQGELAIRIDDNMEETLANVDGAHSSLLRHLNRISSNRWLLIKIFAILIFFLMIFIFFVA; this is translated from the exons ATGGCCTCCGCCTTCAGGGACCGCACCTCCGAGTTCCGGTCGGTGACGGAGACGCTCAAGAAGAAGATCGGAGCCCCCACTCCGCCACCGTTGCCTAACCAACCGGAAAATGCTCCCTCCTCCACCGACTCTCCGGTTCCAAATTCCAGATCCGAATTCAACCGAAAGGCCTCTCGGATCGGTTTGGGAATCCACGATACTTCACAGAAGATCGCAAGGCTCGCCCAGC TGGCGAAGAAATCGTCGATTTTCAATGATCCGATTGTTGAGATACAGGAACTGACGGCTGTGATTAAGAACGAGATCACGGCGCTGAACGCGGCTCTTTCGGATTTACAGACGATTCAGAACATCGAGATTGCAGATGGGATGTACTCGGAGGATAGGGTTGTTCACTCCAATGCCGTTTGTGATGACTTGAAGAGCAGGCTCATGGGCGCCACAAAGAAACTCCAAGATGTCTTGACCACTAGAACAGAG AATATCAAGGCTCATGAGAATAGGAAGCAGATATTTTCCAAGAATACGTCCAGAGAGAACCCTTTTCAGCATCACCCAAAGCCAGCCCATGTACCACCCCCATGGTCGAATTCATTAAATCCATCTGAAGACTTGCAACAGCAGTCAGC ACTAACTTCAAATGGAGTACCAGTTGGCAATCAACTAAG ACGAAGGTTAGCTGTGGACAATGCTCCAACCCCCCAAATGGAAATGTCTATGGTACAGCAGGTTGTTCCTCACCAAGATAATTATGCTCAAAGTCGGGCAACTGCACTGCACAGTGTTGAATCTACTATCACAGAACTTAGTGGGATCTTCACACATTTGGCTACAATGGTTGCCCAGCAAGGGGAACTAGCCATAAG GATTGACGACAACATGGAGGAAACATTGGCAAATGTTGATGGAGCTCACAGTTCTTTATTGAGGCATCTTAACAGAATATCATCAAATAGGTGGCTCCTAATTAAGATATTTGCTATTTTGATATTTTTCCTAATGATCTTCATATTCTTTGTGGCCTAA